One window from the genome of Rhinolophus ferrumequinum isolate MPI-CBG mRhiFer1 chromosome 10, mRhiFer1_v1.p, whole genome shotgun sequence encodes:
- the MAGOHB gene encoding protein mago nashi homolog 2: MSLASDFYLRYYVGHKGKFGHEFLEFEFRPDGKLRYANNSNYKNDVMIRKEAYVHKSVMEELKRIIDDSEITKEDDALWPPPDRVGRQELEIVIGDEHISFTTSKIGSLIDVNQSKDPEGLRVFYYLVQDLKCLVFSLIGLHFKIKPI, translated from the exons ATGTCTCTGGCCAGCGATTTCTACCTGCGCTACTATGTAGGGCACAAGGGCAAGTTTGGACATGAGTTCCTGGAGTTCGAGTTTCGGCCGGACG GAAAGCTTAGATATGCCAACAACAGCAATTACAAAAATGATGTCATGATCAGAAAAGAG GCTTATGTACACAAGAGTGTAATGGAAGAACTGAAGAGAATTATTGATGACAGTGAAATTACCAAAGAAGATGATGCTTTGTGGCCTCCTCCTGATAGGGTTGGTCGACAG gagcTTGAAATTGTAATCGGAGATGAACACATTTCTTTTACGACGTCAAAAATAGGTTCTCTTATTGATGTCAATCAGTCAAA ggaTCCTGAAGGCCTTCGAGTATTTTACTATTTGGTACAGGACCTGAAATGTTTAGTGTTTAGTCTTATTGGATTACATTTCAAGATTAAACCAATctaa